Below is a window of Prionailurus viverrinus isolate Anna chromosome A1, UM_Priviv_1.0, whole genome shotgun sequence DNA.
AAAAGGACCGTAGAAGCTTCAGGTGATATCTGTGACGTATAACTTGGCCTTTTAATAAAGAAGAGTGACAGTTACATTTTACTAGGGAATGAGTAGGAGATGCTTGCAAAATATATGgtgtggtgtatttttttttttttttttacgcaCTGCCGCTTGGGGCAGATGGCTTTTGAGGAAATTTTGGGCTTTGTCATGAAGAAAAAGATACAGTCTCAGAGAAATTTAGTCCTTCTAGTGTTTCTACTTACtatatgcttttaaaacattGAATAGGGCTTAGCTTTGAGAATGACATATTTCAGTGAtggaaaagaatataattttgtgcttttctttacACTTATTAAATGATAGAACAAGACTAGCATGGCTgagcctgtttttatttttttaaatttgtttgagagagggaaagcacaagcaggggaagagcagaggtggggtggggggggggcagggagagctggACCTTGGTCctgtgactgtgagatcattaccctagctgaaaccaacagtcagttacttaactgactgagccacccaggtgtctctgagCTAAAGTTTTATCAAAATGATGGAGACACTTCCGATCCCATCACTGTACAATCAGAAGCCTTCATTGGTCTTGTcctttttgcggggggggggggggggggcaattaaaaaaaatgtttagttttgagagtgtgagtgggggagtggcagagagcaagagagaggggcagagagagagagagagagagaggatccaaaacaggctctatgctgacagcagaaagcccaactcagggctggaactcaggaacctcaagatcatgacctgagccaaagtcagatgcttagtgagtggactgagccatccaggtgcccctttcttggttttgttttaagtgCCTAGTTTTCTCCCTTCACCATCCTCTCACCGAACTTTCATAGCAGTGCCCTCCCTCATGCACAGTGTCTCCGGCATGTGTTCTCTTTCCGCCAGATGGATTATCTTTGTTATTGCCTGTGTAAGCTGAATTCTTACCTCTCTCCTATGGAATAGGGAATCAGGTTGCTCTGTGGTGACTCCTAGTGCATCTGGTCATCTGCTGATTTTTTTGTGACACCTGTtcactgtttctcttttctttctttttcttttctttctttttttttttttttttttttttttttttttttttaacatttatttattttggggacagagagagagacagagcatgaacgggggaggggcagagcgagagggagacacagaatcggaaacaggctccaggctctgagccatcagcccagagcccgacgcggggctcgaactcacgggccgcgagatcgtgacctggctgaagtccggacgcttaaccgactgcgccaccaggcgcccctttcttttttcttttttctttttcccttttcttttctttcttttctttcatttttgagagatagaacaagtgtgggagaggcaaagagagaaagagggagacatagaatctgatgcaggctccaggctctgagttgtcagcacagagcctggcctggggctcaaacccaccagctgtgagatcatgacctgagccgaagttggacacttaactgactgagccacccagtcgccccagtgtttcacttttttaaacCAGCTTAAATTGGTTACCAGCATTCACAAATGGGTAACCGCTTTTTACCACTCCCTGTTTCACTCTTCAGTAAATCTGTCTAGGTCCTTCTCGGTGTAGGCCATTTCCTACAAAGCTCATTGCCTGGTCACTAATCCACTGTGATTTCTTCCCTCTCAAGTGTGTAGTTTTTTGGCAACAAGTATTACATTCTGGTCTTGCCTACTGAAGTTGGGTTCTAGGACTGAGGCTTGGTTTTATACTGTGAATAATTAGCATAGTTGTATCTGAATATAGATTTTGTGCTTAGTGGTACTTGAAGTGCATTTGTTGGCATTTCTGCTTAAGTAagacaaatttttgttttaagtaggctccgcatcagtgtgaggcttgaacttatgaccctgagatcgagagttgcgtgctctactgactgagccagccaggtgcctccaatttttcttttttatgtaccTTCTTTGCTTAAATGTTTTGGTGGAGTTGAGGTGAACTAAATTTAAGATTATaccttttaaaaactaattaaaaaattttttttaatgtatctttatttttgagagacagagctcaagtggggaaggggcagagagagggagacacagaagccgaagcaggctccaggctctgagctgtctgcacacagcccgatgcggggctcgaactcacaaactgcgagatcatgacctaagccggagtcgggagcttaaccgactgagccacccaggtgccccaattaatttttaaaacctttttatcttaaaataatttcaaacacagCAGAGAACTCTTATAATAAGCCCTTTATCTAGATTCActaattttttagcattttgccatgtttgctttattattctttaaatgtatttttttcttgaactaTTTTGAGAGTAGGTTGCATACATCATTGTCCTTTACCTCTTAATACTtgtgcatttatttcttaaatcaatATAGTTTTCAAATCCAGGAAACATTCACAGAGGACTTTTAATTTGCAGCCCATATTTCATTTTGTCAATTttcccaataatgtcctttaaagcttttttcctcctccagtaAATGACCATGTATTGCATTTAGTTGCCATATAATATAGTCTACATGTAATAGGGACTTTTCCTCAATATTGGTTTGTCTGATAGTTGCTTACGTGAGGTTCAAGCTATACAGGCAGGGCGGTGTTCTCAGGGCACCACGTCTGCAGGCACATAATCCTTATTTGCCCTCATTGGTGCTGTTCACTTGGATTGTCCTCAGGTCAAGGTATTGTTCTGTTATTCCTCAGTGTAGTGACTCTTTCCCTTGCACTAATCATTCCATTACTACCATGAAAATATACTGCTCATCAAACTTTTCCCTTCTGTATTAGGtagatatataattaaaaattctttttaaattttaaaaggcgCATATTGTGTTCCATCCTAACCAGTTTTAAGTGTGTAGTTCCGTAACTAGTGTTAAGTAGGTTCACGTTGTtgtgaaacagatctccagaacttttcagtCTTCTAAAACTAAAACTCTAGACCCATgaaataactccccatttccccttcccccagcccctgacaaccaccattctactttgtttctctgAATTTGACTGACTTAGATGTCTTatagtggaatcatatggtatctgttttgacttattgcacttagcataatgtcaaGGTTTATCTTTATGTTGTAACATGTGACAATTTacattttaaggctgaataatattccattgtatgtacataccacattttatttacccatcTGTCTTTTGATGggcacttggattgtttccacttcttagctattgtgaataatgctgctatgaacacgggTGTGCAattatctctttgagaccctgttttcagttattttggatatatacccagaactGTGTGTACAGGCGTGaagttttaattttggggggcttagaggcacatttttattttgtaaaattttctgtTGTGTACAGCTTATTAATTTCATTTGTCCTAAGATTAAATTTTGACATGCTAACCAATCTCCAGAGATGTAATGTGAACCAAAATCGTGCTTTACGGTTTCCTCCTTTATGAGTTAGCCTGTTGCTAATTTAAGGAAGAAGTGATTTCTGAAAACATCTACTTGACTTGAAATAAATcaggattattatttttcaagtggttaactgcatataattttttcctACTGTAGATTCTTTAAGAGAACATAATTCTGGgaaggaaaagtttatttttgttttctgtttattggAGGGAGGTCTGGTTCAGCCAGAACACTGGGGTCTGTCTCAGCTAACCTCCTGAATTATTTTCTGAGTGTTGAATTCCTCGGGACCCCTGTTTGCTTGCCTAAAATAGTAATAccttagttttttgtttctttatttttactgtacaatatttttaaaagaatttcctcCTACAGTTGGAGCTTGGCAACCAgaatttgaaggaagaaaatgagaatcagTTGTGCACTGTTAAACTGTTgtaaacaggaaggaaaagagtaTAATCCTAGGTCAGAGATGAGGTGATTGAGGTTGCTGTGAAGTTAATGCAGATAAACAAAATACCggcatttaaaaaacactttcagAATAAGAGGTAAGAGTTGTTGGTAaacattttttgctttgtttgaagTGTTCCTGTGGAAAGGGAATTTGAATGATAATTTTTACTCTAAGAAGTGATGCCTAATTTAGGTATAGGATTGATTGGTAATGCTAGAAATCTTAAGCAAATATCATAATTTTATTACTGGGTGATTAAGAGCTTCATTTAGTCAAAGCTAGAATCCTCCATGGAATTCAGACCTCTAAAGTAGAACccaaatattagaaaacattcTTATCATTCCTCTAATagtcacattttgaattttgctgTATTAAATACTTTATATTACATTGGTTTCACCTTTACATTAGCTGAggatacttttcctttctttcttgccttgaCACAAAATAACAAGCACCAGTATTCTCCCTCCTCAAGATTTTGGCATTCATTACTCCAAAATTATTAAGAAGATAActagttttaaaacttaattttatagATTCACAGGAATTTGCCAAGATAGTTCAGAGAGGTCTCTGGTGTACTTCACCTGGTTTTCCTCggaagctatttttattttttaaaaaagtttttaaaagattaaaaaacaaatttttttttaagtttattttgagagagcgagcttaggtggggaaggggcagagggagagagagaatcccaagcagactctgatagtgcagagcccgatgcgggactcaaactcacaaaccacgaggtcatgacctgagctgaagttaggtgctgaaccgactgagccaccgaggcacctctttaaaagattttttttgtttttattattaatttctttaaaagatttttaaagtaatctctgtacccaacatgaggctcaaactcacaatcctgagatccaAAGTCACATATTCCAgcaactgagcctgccaggtgccccagtagctttttttttttttttcttaattttttttaaaggtttacttatttttgagagcgagagagagcgagtgagcaggggaggggtagagagagagggagacacagaacctgaagcagaatccaggctgtcagctgtcagcacagagcccactgcaggggcttgaactcacaggccatgagatcatgagctgagccaaagttgggataCTTTACTGACTGAACTAGCCAAGGTACCCAGGAGCTATTTTTAATTAAGCTATAATacctgaatatttttcctttagagTTTTTGGGTAGTGGTTAAAGATTACTGAAAATAGGTAAGGGTTAGGATGAGTCCCTGATACATTAATACCTTTGTGCTGCACAAAGAAGGggtgaggaaaagaggaaagatgctttgtgtcttatttattacTCAAGTATTTGTGAAAAGTTCTTTTAGAAAAAGCTCAGGCAAGTGATGTTAGTCAGCCTTCCACCTCTCCGTGATTGAAGTCTTCCTCTGCTGAGGTCACCCTTTGAACACTCAAAGGAGACCTAAATACCTTCACCTTAGAAAAAGCGAAAGCAAAAGttcttgttaaaaatttaaattctgccTTCCACCCTAGGGGAGGGTCTTAGGATTGTCTTGTGGCAAGGGCTTAGGAATCTCCATTTTCAACCACCACAGAGTATTATGTTGCAGATTTTGAGAAAttagattttgtgatttttttttttttaagacctttttttttttttttttttttttaaatccatgccCAACctgaggtttgaactcatgactctgactgagatcaagagtcacatgctctactgactgagccagccaggtgccccaagagggtATAGTTTTGTAGCTACTTTATATTCTTACTAAGGTTACAGTATCGTAAattagtggttttcaaacttttgagCAtagttacaaatatattttatgtgagcatctgtatatacatacatagatgaaACGGATTCATTGCAGTTTCATATATTTAcactctgattttaaaaatttaaatcatagtTGTGATCCTAGAAATTGATATCTCAACCAGCATCTCCACCCTTAGTTACTAAGTGTTGCCCATGTTAGGGAGACATAGTAGGGAGACAACTGAGATGGAGTGGTACGTTGATACCCCTTTTCTTCTTAAAGTGATTTAATCTTTCTGGTCCtttgagaaagtttccttaacaaatatttttctgcttttgccAGTCATGCACCACTCACAGTTATCAGcttggctccccccacccccaccccctctttcgGTGCCATATTACACAATGAAGTGCCTTCCTgtgttagtaaaaaaaaaaaaaaacaaaaacatttaatgcTTGTATTTTATATGCTTAAGAGGGAAAGGCGAGGGAAAAACCCCAGGtatgaaattaatgtttttattaaactcTCTGAGCAAAAATATCAGATTCCACAGCTTATTTGATATAAAGTTCTAAAATAATTGGCTAGATCATCCCACTTTGAGATTATAAATTAAGGTTATAGAAATGTTCCTTAAGTCTAGTAAATTAGTTGAAAATAGGatcaaattaattaaatgaagtaAATTTTAGTCAAGAAAAATGGCTGACCTTTTCCTGTTAATCCTTACCTGAATCCTTAGTGGTAGGAAATAGTGTTACCCATTTACACAAAAACTATTATCTAGTGAGGTTTAGTAACACCTATGGATATAGAGTTGGTAAGAACAGGTGTGAAAGTTTACCTCAAACATTAGGATGATTATGGTTTTAGTTATGCCTAATAAAGGAATGGCATGTTTTTTTTGTTCCACTGTGAAAACACCATGTGAGAGTGCAGGGGGGCAAAATGATAGTTTCTTAAATGGTAGAAATTTTATTGCTAATACCAGTTGTGGTTCTCACCATAGATAAGTTACATTGTTTTATATAGCTCTATGTTAAAATCCAAGAATCACCTGTCTTGTTCTGTCATCTTGAAAAAGTGGTCATTGAGCATATAAGAGAACAGGCTAAATGCCCAGAGTGCCTTGCAAGTAAATAGCAAGCCAACATTAAGTACTAGATACTAGAATAGAAAGCCACTTGGCAGAGTCTGATAGAGGAGAGTGTCCTTTGTGGATTAGCCCAGATTCAAATTTGCCCCACCCTAGGTAAAagctttcctcttcctttgtAGTTTGTAAGTATTTCTCTCAAACTGTTGGTTTGTGGTCACCAAATAGAAGACTTCAGGAAGAAAATGATTTGGGTGTTAGAACCAGATAGAACTTAGTGGTGTTGGCTCTTACTATATCCCTGTCCGCGTTTGAGTGTGTTTATAGTCCTAAGAATGTAATCTCAACATTTCTTCCCAACAGAGATATTCTGAACCCTTTGGGGGACATAAGGACATTTTAGAGAGTAGAGAGTATGAGAACTAAGACTCATTCTCATGAAAAACAGACATGTAAAACATTCGCATCTTATGAGTTCAGGCTGCCTGAAGCCGGTCTGTGGGTTCTAAGCACCTCTGCCTTAAAGGATTGACATTAGAATTGTATTCACTGGTATTCAAACAGCATCAAATAGTGCTTAAAAGTAATGTGTTAACATGTATATGATGACATTTTTTTGGTagtgtgactttatttttatgtgcAGGAATCTGAGTGTGGCAAGTTTAGCTTTAAGAGTTCTTGATGTTTAGCCCAGGAGGATTAAACCACAGTGATTTCTAAGTCTACATGAGAAACAAGGTTATGTTGACCCCTGTTTTATTAGAAACGGAGAATTGTAAAGATTCGTGTTCTGTACCAGTGCTTTGCAAATTTGGTCGGGACCAGTTTTAAAATCCATGTAATGTGTCATATTACATAATATGAGGTTAAAAGTATTTAGTGAAACTGTGGCGTAAGTgtctatttatatatgtatacatgcatgtatacataaATGTTTTAGATTGcagtgtgaaaatatttttttaatgtgtgatgTGTGTTTTAAACAGTTAGAAAGCCACAGCTCTATACCTGTCTGCTTGTGTGCTAACTTGAGCATCTGaatgtctcatatttttatgattttgcgGGGCAGGAGGTAGATGAAGGGCTGAAGAGTTAGGGTGCAAGATGAGTTAAGGGAGCACAGCTGTCTTTGAGTCTTTAGTGATTAAACAAAGTTGAGATGGGGTTTTACTGATTCAGTGTTTTGGGATAGTTAAGGCTGAATTTGTTTTGTGAAGCTTTTGAAAGCTCATATAACCAGAGAGAGATATGTATGTTGCAGATTCATAGTCGCATTTACTAGATTTGCCCGTAGTCCAGCGAATGTAATATCAAATGTCATTTCATATTAAGCTACCTGATAGAATGAATGCCTTTCTGATCCAAGACTGAAAGGTCTGTTTTAAATAATCTCAGTTATTCTGGCACTGCTTAGAACAATCGTTTGAGTTTATACCTAGACATATAATCTGTTTAGCCCTAAGATATGGGACCAATGAAAAATTGAAGGGCTTTGGGATTTTGGGGGTGAGGTGGTCAGttggtattttttattctttaatatgaaaTAGTTTTCAGGAAAGCCATACAAACAAACATTAGGTGTTGTTGCAGTTTAAGAAACTGAATCTTAGACACTTACTTAacgacttctttttttctttcatttctttccaaggTTTGGGCCCCATGGGATCCCTGTGACAGTATTTCCCAAAAGGGAATATAAGGACAAACCTGAAGCCATGCAGCTCCAAAGTAATACATTCCAAGAAGGGACGGGAGTCAAGCGTGAAGTGAACGGTGCTGTTCCTGATGACCCTTCTCCAGTCTCGCCTCCCGAGCCGAGCCTGGCTGAAAGCCTGTGGACTTGCAAACCACCACCTCTCTTCCATGAAGGAGCACCTTATCCTCCCCCTTTGTTTATCAGGGACACATATAACCAGTCAATACCTCAGCCACCTCCTCGGAAAATCAAGCGACCCAAACGAAAAATGTACAGGGAAGAGCCTACTTCAATAATGAATGCTATTAAACTACGACCCAGGCAAGTCCTGTGTGACAAATGTAAAAACAGTGTTGTtgctgaaaaaaaggaaattagaaaaggtAGCAGTGCAAGTGACTCTTCTAAATACGAAGACAAGAAACGGAAAAATGAAAGTGTAACTACTGtgaacaaaaaactgaaaactgacCATAAAGTGGATGggaaaaaccaaaatgaaagcCAGAGAAGAAATACTGTGGTTAAGGTTTCCAGTATTGCTCACAGCAGAGGCAGAGTAGTCAAAGTTTCTGCTCAGGCAAATACATCAAAAGCTCAGTTAAGTACTAAAAAAGTGCTCCAGAGTAAGAACATGGATCATGCAAAAGCTCGGGAAGTGTTGAAAATTGCCAAAGAAAAGGCACAGAAGAAGCAGAGCGAAACCTCTACATCCAAAAATGCACACTCAAAAGTCCATTTCACACGTCGATATCAGAGTCCTAGCTCAGGTTCCCTTCCACCCCGGGTTCGTTTAAAACCACAGAGGTACAGGAATGAAGAGAATGACTCTTCTTTGAAGACAGGACTTGAGAAAATGCGGAGTGGCAAGATGGCACCCAAGCCCCAGTCTCGCTGCACCTCCACCCGCTCAGCAGGTGAGGCCCCTTCAGAAAATCAGAGTCCCTCAGAAGGCCCCGAAGAGGCCAGCAGTGAGGTTCAGGACACCAATGACGTGCTTGTGCCTGGTGAGCGGGATGAACCACAGACACTGGGCAAAAAGGGCAGCAAAAGCAGTATCTCTGTTTACATGACCCTAAATCAAAAGAAACCTGACTCTTCCAGTGCTTCCGTGTGTAGCATTGATAGCACAGATGATTTGAAATCCTCCAACTCTGAGTGTAGTTCTTCTGAAAGCTTTGATTTTCCTCCAGGCAGTATGCATGCACCTTCcacctcctccacttcctcctcttcaaaggaagagaaaaagctcAGTAATTCCTTGAAAATGAAAGTCTTTTCCAAAAACGTCTCTAAATGCGTCACACCAGATGGCAGGACCATATGTGTAGGGGACATTGTTTGGGCCAAGATCTATGGCTTTCCTTGGTGGCCAGCCCGTATTCTTACTATAACTGTGAGCCGGAAAGATAGCGGCCTTTTAGTCCGACAGGAGGCCCGTATTTCATGGTTTGGGTCTCCAACAACCTCTTTTCTTGCTCTTTCGCAACTCTCCCCCTTTTTAGAAAACTTCCAGTCACGCTTTAATAAGAAGAGAAAGGGCCTGTATCGCAAGGCTATCACAGAGGCGGCTAAGGCTGCCAAGCAGCTGACCCCTGAAGTGCGGGCTCTGTTGACACAGTTTGAAACGTGAACATGGACAGTAAGGTAGGCAAGAACCATCGGAAGGCGCCACAGATTTTCTAGTCTAGTTAGGAGTAACTTCTACAAAATAGCTTGGCCAAATCGGAGAGAGAAATTGTACTCAGTTGGCTGCTTTTTTATACTTACCTTATAGCCATTTTTAGACTGAGAAGCTAAAATTGAACAAGCAATCAATTTGTCTTAAGGAAGTGAGATTTCAGcagtatttttcagttttgaagTCAAACCATCCCAAGGCATAGGAGCCATAGCCTCaactgaaaatgaatttttgCAGGGACTGTTAATTGCCATTTGTACCTTgtactgtatgtgtgtatatttatatatatatacacacacatacatatatgtgtgtatatgcatacatacatatatacatacatacacacatacacatatatatgtatgtgtgtatatatatatatatatatatatataagatagaGCCTGTCACTATGTGACACAGGTTGCATATTTGGGATTGCAGTAAGGGCTGgtgagctgggggcggggggtggtaaTAGTGTGGATATTTAATGAcgtcttgtttttaattaatgaacACTTAGCCTTTCTATGTGCATAATGGCGCAAGAGTTTGATACTTAGGTGTTTGACAGACTGAGATGCTTGCTATTCAGTTGCAGACTGGGCAAAGAGCCCGGTATTTGGGGTTAAGACTTTCAAGGCTGACTAGGTTTTTGAATCATCACTCTCTTTTGTCCAATGGGGATTTAACAAAAACTTTCAAATTCCTGGTTTGGGAGTTTAGGTAGGTTTGTCTTTGGATGTGTAAATAGTTGATTGCTAAATTTGGTCAGATTT
It encodes the following:
- the PWWP2A gene encoding PWWP domain-containing protein 2A isoform X4, producing MAAVAAEAAATAASPGEGGAGEAEPEMEPIPGSEAGTDPLPVTATEASVPDGEADGQQSSPQADEPPLPPPPPPPGELSRSPEAAGPELEAEEKLPVRVAEPAAAAPQGGPELPPSPAPQPEQPPAPEELQEPPLPQPAAPALVPPAGGDSAVSQLIPGSEVRVTLDHIIEDALVVSFRLGEKLFSGVLMDLSKRFGPHGIPVTVFPKREYKDKPEAMQLQSNTFQEGTGVKREVNGAVPDDPSPVSPPEPSLAESLWTCKPPPLFHEGAPYPPPLFIRDTYNQSIPQPPPRKIKRPKRKMYREEPTSIMNAIKLRPRQVLCDKCKNSVVAEKKEIRKGSSASDSSKYEDKKRKNESVTTVNKKLKTDHKVDGKNQNESQRRNTVVKVSSIAHSRGRVVKVSAQANTSKAQLSTKKVLQSKNMDHAKAREVLKIAKEKAQKKQSETSTSKNAHSKVHFTRRYQSPSSGSLPPRVRLKPQRYRNEENDSSLKTGLEKMRSGKMAPKPQSRCTSTRSAVTSSTEVLNLQFVKKPVSAKRSKVKRNKTRSQQMAAITSDSDESCCSLTVSDRPLWIQTGSIEVNSETGSTKTLAGCWFHGPVPQ
- the PWWP2A gene encoding PWWP domain-containing protein 2A isoform X1, whose product is MAAVAAEAAATAASPGEGGAGEAEPEMEPIPGSEAGTDPLPVTATEASVPDGEADGQQSSPQADEPPLPPPPPPPGELSRSPEAAGPELEAEEKLPVRVAEPAAAAPQGGPELPPSPAPQPEQPPAPEELQEPPLPQPAAPALVPPAGGDSAVSQLIPGSEVRVTLDHIIEDALVVSFRLGEKLFSGVLMDLSKRFGPHGIPVTVFPKREYKDKPEAMQLQSNTFQEGTGVKREVNGAVPDDPSPVSPPEPSLAESLWTCKPPPLFHEGAPYPPPLFIRDTYNQSIPQPPPRKIKRPKRKMYREEPTSIMNAIKLRPRQVLCDKCKNSVVAEKKEIRKGSSASDSSKYEDKKRKNESVTTVNKKLKTDHKVDGKNQNESQRRNTVVKVSSIAHSRGRVVKVSAQANTSKAQLSTKKVLQSKNMDHAKAREVLKIAKEKAQKKQSETSTSKNAHSKVHFTRRYQSPSSGSLPPRVRLKPQRYRNEENDSSLKTGLEKMRSGKMAPKPQSRCTSTRSAGEAPSENQSPSEGPEEASSEVQDTNDVLVPGERDEPQTLGKKGSKSSISVYMTLNQKKPDSSSASVCSIDSTDDLKSSNSECSSSESFDFPPGSMHAPSTSSTSSSSKEEKKLSNSLKMKVFSKNVSKCVTPDGRTICVGDIVWAKIYGFPWWPARILTITVSRKDSGLLVRQEARISWFGSPTTSFLALSQLSPFLENFQSRFNKKRKGLYRKAITEAAKAAKQLTPEVRALLTQFET
- the PWWP2A gene encoding PWWP domain-containing protein 2A isoform X6 translates to MAAVAAEAAATAASPGEGGAGEAEPEMEPIPGSEAGTDPLPVTATEASVPDGEADGQQSSPQADEPPLPPPPPPPGELSRSPEAAGPELEAEEKLPVRVAEPAAAAPQGGPELPPSPAPQPEQPPAPEELQEPPLPQPAAPALVPPAGGDSAVSQLIPGSEVRVTLDHIIEDALVVSFRLGEKLFSGVLMDLSKRFGPHGIPVTVFPKREYKDKPEAMQLQSNTFQEGTGVKREVNGAVPDDPSPVSPPEPSLAESLWTCKPPPLFHEGAPYPPPLFIRDTYNQSIPQPPPRKIKRPKRKMYREEPTSIMNAIKLRPRQVLCDKCKNSVVAEKKEIRKGSSASDSSKYEDKKRKNESVTTVNKKLKTDHKVDGKNQNESQRRNTVVKVSSIAHSRGRVVKVSAQANTSKAQLSTKKVLQSKNMDHAKAREVLKIAKEKAQKKQSETSTSKNAHSKVHFTRRYQSPSSGSLPPRVRLKPQRYRNEENDSSLKTGLEKMRSGKMAPKPQSRCTSTRSAGLNKWQLLHQTVTSPAAPLQCLTDHCGFRLGALKLTVKRAGLSVLSPATK
- the PWWP2A gene encoding PWWP domain-containing protein 2A isoform X7 → MAAVAAEAAATAASPGEGGAGEAEPEMEPIPGSEAGTDPLPVTATEASVPDGEADGQQSSPQADEPPLPPPPPPPGELSRSPEAAGPELEAEEKLPVRVAEPAAAAPQGGPELPPSPAPQPEQPPAPEELQEPPLPQPAAPALVPPAGGDSAVSQLIPGSEVRVTLDHIIEDALVVSFRLGEKLFSGVLMDLSKRFGPHGIPVTVFPKREYKDKPEAMQLQSNTFQEGTGVKREVNGAVPDDPSPVSPPEPSLAESLWTCKPPPLFHEGAPYPPPLFIRDTYNQSIPQPPPRKIKRPKRKMYREEPTSIMNAIKLRPRQVLCDKCKNSVVAEKKEIRKGSSASDSSKYEDKKRKNESVTTVNKKLKTDHKVDGKNQNESQRRNTVVKVSSIAHSRGRVVKVSAQANTSKAQLSTKKVLQSKNMDHAKAREVLKIAKEKAQKKQSETSTSKNAHSKVHFTRRYQSPSSGSLPPRVRLKPQRYRNEENDSSLKTGLEKMRSGKMAPKPQSRCTSTRSAGLNKWQLLHQTVTSPAAPLQCLTDHCGFRLGALKLTVKRAAQRH
- the PWWP2A gene encoding PWWP domain-containing protein 2A isoform X5, whose translation is MQINKIPAFKKHFQNKRFGPHGIPVTVFPKREYKDKPEAMQLQSNTFQEGTGVKREVNGAVPDDPSPVSPPEPSLAESLWTCKPPPLFHEGAPYPPPLFIRDTYNQSIPQPPPRKIKRPKRKMYREEPTSIMNAIKLRPRQVLCDKCKNSVVAEKKEIRKGSSASDSSKYEDKKRKNESVTTVNKKLKTDHKVDGKNQNESQRRNTVVKVSSIAHSRGRVVKVSAQANTSKAQLSTKKVLQSKNMDHAKAREVLKIAKEKAQKKQSETSTSKNAHSKVHFTRRYQSPSSGSLPPRVRLKPQRYRNEENDSSLKTGLEKMRSGKMAPKPQSRCTSTRSAGEAPSENQSPSEGPEEASSEVQDTNDVLVPGERDEPQTLGKKGSKSSISVYMTLNQKKPDSSSASVCSIDSTDDLKSSNSECSSSESFDFPPGSMHAPSTSSTSSSSKEEKKLSNSLKMKVFSKNVSKCVTPDGRTICVGDIVWAKIYGFPWWPARILTITVSRKDSGLLVRQEARISWFGSPTTSFLALSQLSPFLENFQSRFNKKRKGLYRKAITEAAKAAKQLTPEVRALLTQFET
- the PWWP2A gene encoding PWWP domain-containing protein 2A isoform X2 → MAAVAAEAAATAASPGEGGAGEAEPEMEPIPGSEAGTDPLPVTATEASVPDGEADGQQSSPQADEPPLPPPPPPPGELSRSPEAAGPELEAEEKLPVRVAEPAAAAPQGGPELPPSPAPQPEQPPAPEELQEPPLPQPAAPALVPPAGGDSAVSQLIPGSEVRVTLDHIIEDALVVSFRLGEKLFSGVLMDLSKRFGPHGIPVTVFPKREYKDKPEAMQLQSNTFQEGTGVKREVNGAVPDDPSPVSPPEPSLAESLWTCKPPPLFHEGAPYPPPLFIRDTYNQSIPQPPPRKIKRPKRKMYREEPTSIMNAIKLRPRQVLCDKCKNSVVAEKKEIRKGSSASDSSKYEDKKRKNESVTTVNKKLKTDHKVDGKNQNESQRRNTVVKVSSIAHSRGRVVKVSAQANTSKAQLSTKKVLQSKNMDHAKAREVLKIAKEKAQKKQSETSTSKNAHSKVHFTRRYQSPSSGSLPPRVRLKPQRYRNEENDSSLKTGLEKMRSGKMAPKPQSRCTSTRSAVTSSTEVLNLQFVKKPVSAKRSKVKRNKTRSQQMAAITSDSDESCCSLTVSDRPLWIQTGSIEVNSETGRSVCAKPCHKVKRASCHHLIILNTKTLAGCWFHGPVPQ